A genomic window from Aquabacterium sp. OR-4 includes:
- a CDS encoding type I secretion system permease/ATPase, whose translation MKHSSPTTLSPDLSGDTQQLSPVPVHESVLFLARFLGTAVQLERLRDTLAGQDSSRHGEIDPDLLRRLLANAGLVASPLSANRQRKPTEMPALVVGEGGQTVAVVNLKDGRLFECQLPGIAGTTWLDAAALAAEVPGGRWYAVRPRLFFDQRSLLYALPEPARWFWGVFRRNQWIYHWALAGTVALNIFGALVPFYSMAVYDRVIPNNALGSLAVLTTGVMLLIVFEFVMRLMRSHLLETAARRIDVALSARVFAQCLKLRAANRPASGGVLANTVRDFEAVRDFFATTTLTVLGDLPFLLLYIAIIFMVGGPLGWVPVACIPLLLAISLLSRGALSRKVNESMRESSQRTAHLFETMNGLDTVKAIGAEAWSRRKWEGLTQAIAENNLETREIMARINYGNAAVMALSTVAVVAAGSVMVAEQAITLGQIIGVSLLAGRALAPVAQIASLIVRWEQTKMSYEALDKIMNAPTDEAPNALQAPPLTGQLEFRDVSFAYPNQPPVVERISLRVRPGERVGIIGKLGSGKSTLLKLILNQYEPSTGSVLVDNLVTTQLEPLSLRRQIGYVPQDVTLFHGTLRENIELGRVRTDDARLLEAARIACLDEIVAQLPEGVGTQVGERGERLSGGQRQSVAIARALLNKPRLLLLDEPSSMVDPASEQRLIERMRGLQNTTIVLVTHRMAMLALVDRLVVMDRGRIVADGPRDQVLQALSAQRQSEDAAAAARAATARAAADAASSAVKGQADSTPLGHAASPRVPPAAGSGFSSAAGSAAASAAAAPRGDRIRRDGTTVSGDL comes from the coding sequence ATGAAGCACTCCAGCCCCACGACGCTGTCGCCCGATCTGTCGGGCGACACGCAGCAGCTGAGTCCGGTGCCCGTGCACGAGAGCGTGCTGTTCCTGGCGCGTTTTCTCGGCACCGCGGTGCAGCTGGAGCGCCTGCGCGACACCCTGGCCGGGCAGGACAGCTCGCGCCACGGCGAGATCGACCCCGATCTGCTGCGCCGCCTGCTGGCCAATGCCGGCCTGGTGGCCTCGCCGCTGTCGGCCAACCGCCAGCGCAAGCCCACCGAGATGCCGGCCCTGGTGGTGGGCGAGGGCGGCCAGACGGTGGCCGTGGTCAACCTCAAGGACGGGCGCCTGTTCGAGTGCCAGCTGCCGGGCATTGCCGGCACCACCTGGCTGGACGCCGCGGCGCTGGCCGCCGAGGTGCCGGGCGGGCGCTGGTACGCGGTGCGCCCGCGCCTGTTCTTCGACCAGCGCAGCCTGCTGTACGCGCTGCCCGAACCGGCGCGCTGGTTCTGGGGCGTGTTCCGCCGCAACCAGTGGATCTACCACTGGGCGCTGGCCGGCACCGTGGCGCTGAACATCTTCGGCGCCCTGGTGCCCTTCTATTCGATGGCGGTCTACGACCGCGTGATCCCCAACAACGCGCTCGGCAGCCTGGCGGTCCTGACCACCGGCGTGATGCTGCTGATCGTGTTCGAGTTCGTGATGCGGCTGATGCGCAGCCACCTGCTCGAAACCGCGGCGCGGCGCATCGACGTGGCGCTGTCGGCGCGGGTGTTCGCGCAGTGCCTGAAGCTGCGCGCGGCCAACCGGCCGGCCTCGGGCGGGGTGCTGGCCAACACCGTGCGCGACTTCGAGGCGGTGCGCGACTTCTTCGCCACCACCACGCTCACCGTGCTGGGCGACCTGCCCTTCCTGCTGCTCTACATCGCCATCATCTTCATGGTGGGCGGGCCGCTGGGCTGGGTGCCGGTGGCCTGCATACCGCTGCTGCTGGCGATCAGCCTGCTGTCGCGCGGTGCGCTGTCGCGCAAGGTCAACGAGTCGATGCGCGAGAGCTCGCAGCGCACCGCCCACCTGTTCGAGACCATGAACGGGCTCGACACGGTCAAGGCCATCGGTGCCGAGGCCTGGAGCCGGCGCAAATGGGAGGGCCTGACCCAGGCCATCGCCGAGAACAACCTCGAAACCCGCGAGATCATGGCGCGCATCAACTACGGCAATGCCGCGGTGATGGCGCTGTCCACGGTGGCGGTGGTGGCGGCGGGCTCGGTGATGGTGGCCGAGCAGGCCATCACGCTGGGCCAGATCATCGGCGTGAGCCTGCTGGCCGGCCGGGCGCTGGCCCCGGTGGCCCAGATCGCCAGCCTGATCGTGCGCTGGGAACAGACCAAGATGAGCTACGAGGCGCTCGACAAGATCATGAACGCGCCCACCGACGAGGCGCCCAACGCGCTGCAGGCGCCGCCGCTCACCGGCCAGCTCGAGTTCCGCGATGTCAGCTTTGCCTACCCGAACCAACCCCCGGTCGTTGAGCGCATCTCGCTGCGCGTGCGCCCCGGCGAGCGCGTGGGCATCATCGGCAAGCTGGGTTCGGGCAAGAGCACGCTGCTCAAGCTGATCCTCAACCAGTACGAGCCCAGCACGGGCAGCGTGCTGGTGGACAACCTGGTGACCACCCAGCTCGAGCCGCTGTCGCTGCGCCGCCAGATCGGCTATGTGCCGCAGGACGTGACCCTGTTCCACGGCACGCTGCGCGAGAACATCGAGCTCGGCCGCGTGCGCACCGACGACGCGCGCCTGCTCGAGGCCGCGCGCATCGCCTGCCTCGACGAGATCGTGGCCCAGCTGCCCGAGGGTGTGGGCACCCAGGTGGGCGAGCGCGGCGAGCGCCTGTCGGGCGGCCAGCGCCAGAGCGTGGCCATCGCCCGCGCGCTGCTCAACAAGCCGCGCCTGCTGCTGCTGGACGAGCCCAGCTCGATGGTCGATCCGGCCAGCGAGCAAAGGCTCATCGAGCGCATGCGCGGGCTGCAGAACACGACCATCGTGCTGGTGACCCACCGCATGGCCATGCTGGCCCTGGTGGACCGCCTGGTGGTGATGGACCGCGGCCGCATCGTGGCCGACGGCCCGCGCGACCAGGTGCTGCAGGCCCTGAGCGCACAGCGCCAGAGCGAAGACGCCGCCGCCGCCGCCCGGGCCGCCACCGCCCGCGCCGCCGCCGACGCCGCCAGCAGCGCGGTGAAGGGCCAGGCCGACAGCACGCCGCTGGGCCATGCCGCATCGCCCAGGGTGCCGCCAGCGGCCGGCAGCGGGTTCAGCAGCGCGGCCGGCAGCGCAGCAGCCAGCGCCGCGGCGGCGCCGCGCGGCGACCGCATCCGCCGCGATGGCACCACCGTGTCGGGAGACCTGTGA